The Cololabis saira isolate AMF1-May2022 chromosome 5, fColSai1.1, whole genome shotgun sequence genome segment CACAAATAATTTAATCATTGACGGGTTTAGCATAGAGAATGTTTGATTTGGgctgttttttcattatttcggcgggttttacatcgtgtttgggctggaacctgtcagatctggcaaccttgaCCTAAATTTAGTATAGAAATGGTATTGAAAAGTTTTAAATCTCAaaccaagggtcttaattttagaaTCTTAATCATTAAtaagtttatttcatcgttttggGGATAAtcttctaaatctgtgttgccaggttgggaaAGTTTCAgctcaattgggctgaaaaatatatattcgggctgcttttcctggtttttactaaatatttaggagaaaataTTCACTAATAATTTAATCATTGACGGTTTTAGCATAGACAATGTTTGATTCGGgctgttttttcattatttcggtgggttttacatCGTGTTTATGCTGGAACCTGTCAGGTCTGGCAACCTAGACCTAAATTTAGTATAGAAATGGTGGTAAAAAGTTTTAAATCTCAAACCAAGGGTCTTCATTTCAGAATCTTAATCATTAAtaagtttatttcatcgttttgaggagaatcttctaaatctgtgttgccaggttgagcAAGTTTCAGCTCAATTAGGCTGAAAATAGATATTTGGGCTGATTTTTctggtttttgctaaataatttTGTTTGGAAATGGTCTTAAACCTAActtggtcaaacctgtagacaccTTGGACAGTTTTCCAACCATTTAAAGATTTAATTTTACCTATTTTCCACCCCCACAGTTGGTCATCACTTGGAGCCTATTTTCTCTGATCCAGATTGTGAAGGAACGGCTTGCAGCGGAGTTCGGCCCCCGGTTCCACCCCCGCCCTCGCCACCACCCCCCCAGTTGACCCAGGTGGACTCCCCAAACAGCGGGGGCCGTAAACACCGGGACGCCGGCGCCGTGCGACCCTTCCTCGGCCTCACCAACAGTACGTTACGTTTGCTCCGACTGTTGACTGACGTGAAGCAGAGGCAGCACTGGAATGTcccaggcagccaatcagaacaCTCTGAttctaataacaataatgataaaagtctttttctctcccggaggtggcgatcagagccggagctgctgcgaGAACGGCGGCACCTGCATCCTGGGGAGCTTCTGCGCCTGCGCCCCCTTCTTCACCGGCAGGACCTGCGAGTACGACACCCGGGTCAGGTGAGgccaggccacgccccctttctTTTGGCCCTAGTCAGCAGAATTTGTGAGGGTTCTAGAGAAACCAGGGGAACGCCATCCCGTTGCCACGGCGACGCCCGGGAGGCTCTCTGCACTACGGGAACCGggtttcaaaacaaaacattt includes the following:
- the tdgf1 gene encoding teratocarcinoma-derived growth factor 1 gives rise to the protein MARAQRLSIVLWTLMSLRTAAALPSSSVGHHLEPIFSDPDCEGTACSGVRPPVPPPPSPPPPQLTQVDSPNSGGRKHRDAGAVRPFLGLTNSGDQSRSCCENGGTCILGSFCACAPFFTGRTCEYDTRVRMCDVTRHGEWVRRGCSYCRCGYGLLHCFPDVFHDNCDDPDQSWYRSSVSRIASAAHFLSPTLLPLLLPLLSLF